One Bradyrhizobium zhanjiangense DNA segment encodes these proteins:
- a CDS encoding L-2-amino-thiazoline-4-carboxylic acid hydrolase — translation MSISVIEQAKIQAQVLVPLVKALQAELGEARANALVRKALGDLYRGFGEEFWKAKSLNENEADLGQAVASAFKTYARDDALAYDVIEQSKDVFAFDVKRCAYAEFYKALGEPELGFLLVCTADFATAEGFGRDIRLTRTQTIMQGAPHCDFRYRRDPGGSS, via the coding sequence ATGAGCATATCCGTCATCGAACAAGCAAAAATTCAGGCGCAGGTGCTGGTGCCGCTGGTTAAGGCGCTGCAGGCCGAGCTCGGCGAGGCGCGCGCCAACGCGCTGGTGCGCAAGGCGCTCGGAGATCTCTATCGCGGCTTCGGCGAGGAATTCTGGAAAGCCAAGAGCCTAAACGAGAACGAGGCAGACCTCGGCCAGGCGGTCGCGTCCGCCTTCAAGACCTATGCCCGCGACGACGCGCTCGCCTATGACGTCATCGAGCAGTCGAAGGACGTCTTCGCATTCGACGTGAAGCGATGCGCTTATGCCGAGTTCTACAAGGCGCTGGGCGAGCCCGAGCTCGGCTTCCTCCTGGTCTGCACCGCCGACTTTGCCACCGCGGAAGGGTTCGGCCGCGACATCAGGCTCACGCGCACGCAAACCATCATGCAAGGCGCACCTCATTGCGATTTCCGCTACCGGCGCGATCCGGGCGGATCATCGTGA
- a CDS encoding carbohydrate ABC transporter permease yields the protein MSHHSGRRATPGRLVAITMTLLVVLSPFLWLLQMSFKSNDQILQFPPPLIFTPTLENYVSLWHSAFSASFVNSLLSASLSTALALLSGVPAAYALSRWAGRGKHALSFAILVTRMAPPIAFTIPFFLFYRWIGLLDTVTGLVLVYTSFNLPLVIWMMQPFFDTIPVSLEEAALVDGARTRTVFTKIVLPMVTPGIAATAILCFLYAWNDFFFALILTRTNARTAPVAVVNFMNYEGWEWGKIAAGGSLVMAPVLIFSLAVRRYLVSGLTAGAVKG from the coding sequence ATGAGCCACCATTCCGGACGCCGCGCGACGCCTGGGCGGCTGGTCGCGATCACCATGACGCTGCTCGTCGTGCTCTCGCCGTTTCTGTGGCTGCTGCAGATGAGCTTCAAGTCCAACGACCAGATCCTGCAATTCCCGCCACCGCTGATCTTCACGCCGACGCTGGAAAACTACGTCTCGCTCTGGCACAGCGCGTTCTCGGCCTCCTTCGTCAACAGCCTCTTGAGCGCCTCGCTCTCGACCGCGCTCGCACTGCTGTCCGGCGTGCCTGCGGCCTACGCGCTGTCGCGCTGGGCCGGGCGCGGCAAGCATGCGCTCTCCTTTGCGATCCTGGTGACGCGCATGGCGCCGCCGATCGCCTTCACCATTCCCTTCTTCCTGTTCTATCGCTGGATCGGGCTGCTCGACACCGTCACCGGCCTGGTGCTGGTCTACACCAGCTTCAACCTGCCCCTGGTGATCTGGATGATGCAGCCGTTCTTCGACACCATACCGGTTTCGCTGGAGGAAGCCGCCCTCGTCGACGGCGCGCGGACGCGCACGGTGTTCACAAAAATCGTGCTGCCGATGGTGACGCCCGGCATCGCCGCGACCGCGATCCTCTGCTTCCTCTACGCCTGGAACGATTTCTTCTTCGCCCTGATCCTCACCCGGACCAATGCACGCACCGCGCCGGTCGCCGTCGTCAACTTCATGAACTACGAGGGCTGGGAATGGGGCAAGATCGCCGCCGGCGGCTCGCTGGTGATGGCGCCGGTGCTGATCTTCTCGCTCGCGGTGCGCCGTTATCTCGTCTCCGGGCTGACCGCCGGCGCGGTCAAGGGATGA
- a CDS encoding ABC transporter substrate-binding protein: protein MMKNASRGSSLTRRKLLQASAATAALTAFPAPLIAQTKPFAGVTLHGASFQHRFFTLLQKYIPEFEERTGMKVDLQLSAFPVYNQQANLELSSGGSAYDFVNVTFILAARWVAAGLLANLDEFTGDANLTPAEWNPKDFVEGAQVPYRDAKGATYGYSWEGGAMLMGLSRMDLMEKKGLKVPKTFAELQQVCAEINGTDGVSGITSFQLHHWNLPPYIQGFGGNIFRKPPSDIMPALNTPETIQGIEFYANLLKSAPKGVLTYTEDQARQSVLTGRANIFIHSSAWVTPILLSEESKVKETARVVRMPAGPVHDHPASNSQGLGIPKNAKNKKAAWEFIKWALSPDISMRLVKEHGHSSVCRRSIITSEAYRKLNTVNGQDLGALYLEVLELPAKGENYMAYRTVKEFPIVGDVLNKAFEQVATGQLPAKDAMNAAQDQAIAALRRAGTQL, encoded by the coding sequence ATGATGAAGAACGCATCGCGCGGAAGTTCGCTCACCCGCCGTAAACTCTTGCAGGCCAGCGCCGCGACCGCGGCGCTTACGGCATTTCCCGCGCCGCTGATCGCGCAGACGAAACCGTTTGCCGGCGTCACGCTGCACGGCGCCTCGTTCCAGCACCGCTTCTTCACGCTGCTGCAGAAATACATCCCCGAGTTCGAGGAGAGAACCGGGATGAAGGTCGATCTCCAGCTCTCGGCCTTCCCGGTCTACAATCAACAGGCCAATCTCGAACTGTCCTCCGGCGGCTCGGCCTATGATTTCGTCAACGTCACCTTCATCCTGGCCGCGCGCTGGGTCGCGGCGGGATTGCTGGCCAATCTCGACGAGTTCACCGGCGATGCCAATCTGACCCCGGCCGAATGGAATCCCAAGGACTTCGTCGAAGGCGCGCAGGTGCCCTACCGCGACGCCAAGGGCGCGACTTACGGTTATTCCTGGGAAGGCGGCGCGATGCTGATGGGGCTGTCGCGCATGGATCTGATGGAGAAGAAGGGGCTGAAGGTCCCGAAGACGTTCGCCGAGCTCCAGCAGGTCTGCGCCGAAATCAACGGCACCGACGGCGTCAGCGGCATCACCTCGTTCCAGCTGCATCACTGGAATCTGCCGCCCTACATCCAGGGCTTCGGCGGCAACATCTTCCGCAAGCCGCCCTCCGACATCATGCCGGCGTTGAACACGCCCGAGACCATCCAGGGCATCGAATTCTATGCGAACCTCCTGAAGAGCGCGCCGAAGGGCGTGCTGACCTACACCGAAGACCAGGCGCGGCAGTCGGTGCTCACGGGACGCGCCAACATCTTCATCCATTCCAGCGCCTGGGTGACGCCGATCCTGCTGTCCGAGGAGAGCAAGGTGAAGGAGACAGCGCGCGTGGTGCGGATGCCCGCGGGACCCGTGCATGACCACCCCGCCTCCAACAGCCAGGGGCTCGGCATTCCCAAGAACGCCAAGAACAAGAAGGCGGCGTGGGAATTCATCAAATGGGCGCTCTCCCCCGACATCTCGATGCGGCTTGTCAAGGAGCACGGCCATTCCTCGGTCTGCCGGCGCTCCATCATCACCAGCGAAGCTTATCGCAAGCTCAACACCGTCAACGGCCAGGATCTCGGCGCGCTCTATCTGGAAGTGCTGGAGCTGCCGGCCAAGGGCGAGAACTACATGGCCTATCGTACCGTGAAGGAGTTCCCGATCGTCGGCGACGTGCTCAACAAGGCGTTCGAGCAGGTCGCAACCGGCCAGCTGCCCGCGAAGGACGCGATGAACGCCGCGCAGGACCAGGCGATCGCCGCGCTCCGCCGTGCCGGGACGCAGCTTTGA
- a CDS encoding DUF2945 domain-containing protein codes for MPKIFKRGDHVSWNSEAGRVRGHILRVHTEDVDYKGYVHHATPDDPQYEIKSDKTDHVALHKGKALRLLRS; via the coding sequence ATGCCAAAAATCTTCAAGCGCGGCGACCACGTCAGCTGGAATTCCGAGGCCGGCCGGGTGCGCGGCCATATCCTGCGCGTGCACACCGAGGACGTCGACTACAAGGGCTACGTCCACCACGCCACGCCGGACGACCCGCAATACGAGATCAAGAGCGACAAGACCGACCACGTCGCCCTGCACAAGGGAAAGGCGTTGCGATTGTTGCGGAGTTGA
- a CDS encoding carbohydrate ABC transporter permease: MSESGIDAERRSFIACALTPSLIVLFAVAVLPAIYLVVTSLTPFQLTAPGSATDFSVPLRNYGLLPGDPRFVNSLWVQAKLSCWGVLFQVLLGMLLALLLNVPSRFVEFARTFFLIPMVLPPIVVAVIWKLIYTPDISPLYYAAQLLNFTMPALTSSVDFALTAIIIADTWEWLPFTFLMVLAALQTIPDEYSEAALVDGASKLQIFWYVTLPFITPILVISGMFRLIDSVKAFPLIFLLTSGGPGTVTEVTNYYAYLLAFDTNEIGYSSAVTVVMLLLVAGISLALVWMGRRREAMA, from the coding sequence TTGAGCGAGAGTGGAATTGACGCGGAGCGCCGCAGCTTCATCGCCTGCGCGCTCACGCCGAGCCTGATCGTGCTGTTTGCGGTCGCCGTGCTTCCGGCGATCTATCTCGTCGTGACCAGCCTGACGCCGTTCCAGTTGACGGCGCCGGGCTCGGCGACCGATTTCAGCGTGCCGCTGCGCAATTACGGCCTGCTGCCCGGCGATCCCCGCTTCGTCAATTCACTCTGGGTGCAGGCAAAACTGTCGTGCTGGGGTGTGCTGTTCCAGGTCCTGCTCGGCATGCTGCTCGCGCTGCTCCTCAACGTGCCGTCGCGCTTCGTCGAGTTCGCCCGCACCTTCTTCCTGATCCCGATGGTGCTGCCGCCGATCGTCGTCGCGGTGATCTGGAAGCTGATCTACACGCCCGACATCAGCCCGCTTTATTACGCCGCGCAGCTCCTCAATTTCACCATGCCTGCGCTGACCTCCAGCGTCGATTTCGCGCTGACCGCCATCATCATCGCCGACACCTGGGAATGGTTGCCCTTCACCTTCCTGATGGTGCTGGCGGCGCTCCAGACCATCCCCGACGAATATTCGGAGGCCGCCCTGGTCGACGGCGCCAGCAAGCTTCAGATCTTCTGGTACGTCACCCTGCCCTTCATCACGCCGATCCTCGTCATCTCCGGCATGTTCCGCCTGATCGACAGCGTGAAGGCGTTTCCGTTGATCTTCCTGCTGACCAGCGGCGGTCCGGGCACGGTCACGGAAGTCACGAACTACTATGCGTATCTCCTTGCCTTCGACACCAACGAGATCGGCTATTCCAGCGCGGTCACGGTCGTGATGCTGCTGCTCGTCGCCGGCATCAGCCTTGCCCTGGTCTGGATGGGGCGCCGGCGGGAGGCGATGGCATGA
- a CDS encoding DUF488 family protein, with amino-acid sequence MAHPFFTIGHATHSIEGFIELLQGSSITYLADVRTVPRSRTNPQYNRDTLPQSLAAVSIGYEHIASLGGLRSRKREVPRETNAFWQNGSFHNYADYAMSAAFHEGLAHLRDLGQTQRCAIMCAETLWWRCHRRIITDYLLAAGETVFHILGPGQVKQAEMNPAARVMADGRLVYPAQS; translated from the coding sequence ATGGCTCATCCCTTCTTCACCATCGGCCATGCCACGCATTCGATCGAGGGATTCATCGAGTTGTTGCAGGGCAGCTCGATCACATATCTGGCCGACGTTCGCACCGTGCCCCGCTCGCGCACCAACCCGCAGTACAATCGCGACACGCTGCCGCAGTCGCTCGCGGCCGTTTCGATCGGCTACGAACATATCGCCTCGCTCGGCGGCCTGCGCAGCCGCAAGCGCGAGGTGCCGCGCGAGACCAATGCTTTCTGGCAGAACGGCAGCTTCCACAATTATGCCGACTACGCCATGAGCGCGGCCTTTCACGAAGGTCTCGCTCATTTGCGCGATCTCGGGCAGACGCAGCGCTGCGCCATCATGTGCGCGGAAACATTGTGGTGGCGATGTCACCGCCGCATCATCACCGATTATCTGCTCGCCGCCGGCGAGACCGTGTTTCACATTCTGGGACCAGGGCAGGTCAAACAGGCCGAGATGAATCCGGCGGCGCGCGTCATGGCTGACGGCCGCTTGGTTTATCCTGCGCAAAGTTAG
- a CDS encoding N-formylglutamate amidohydrolase, whose translation MTRFDGETSPAFEIVEPAQWRAPVIFNSPHSGSTYPDEFLIASRIDLPTLRRSEDSFMDELIGHLSDRGFPTVRVNFPRSYVDVNREPYELDPRMFTGRLPSFANTRSMRVAGGLGTIPRVVGDGQEIYRDRILVDDALGRIETLYKPYHRALRRLINKVHQLFGTVVLVDCHSMPSVGVSRDEPRRPDIVIGDRYGTSCTPLLPDRVEETMTGLGYSIGRNKPYAGGFITEHYGNPASGLHAVQLELNRAIYMDERRRERSPRFAQVASDFGILADVLATTIPFGDLGSFQAAAE comes from the coding sequence ATGACCCGGTTTGACGGCGAAACGTCGCCAGCCTTCGAGATCGTGGAGCCCGCGCAATGGCGTGCCCCGGTCATCTTCAACTCGCCCCATTCCGGCTCGACCTATCCGGACGAATTCCTCATCGCATCCAGGATCGACCTGCCGACGCTGCGGCGGTCCGAAGATTCGTTCATGGACGAGCTGATCGGCCATTTGAGCGATCGCGGCTTTCCGACCGTGCGGGTCAACTTTCCCCGCTCCTATGTCGACGTCAACCGCGAGCCCTATGAGCTCGATCCCCGCATGTTCACCGGCCGCCTGCCGAGCTTTGCCAATACCCGCTCGATGCGGGTCGCCGGCGGTCTCGGCACCATTCCGCGCGTGGTCGGTGACGGACAGGAAATCTACCGCGACCGCATCCTGGTCGACGACGCGCTGGGACGGATCGAGACGCTGTACAAGCCCTACCACCGCGCGCTGCGTCGGCTGATCAACAAGGTGCACCAGTTGTTCGGCACCGTGGTGCTGGTCGACTGCCACTCGATGCCCTCGGTCGGCGTCAGCAGAGACGAGCCGCGCCGGCCCGATATCGTGATCGGCGATCGCTACGGCACGAGCTGCACGCCGCTGCTTCCCGACCGCGTCGAGGAAACCATGACGGGCCTCGGCTATTCGATCGGCCGCAACAAGCCCTATGCCGGCGGCTTCATCACCGAGCATTACGGCAATCCCGCGAGCGGCCTGCACGCGGTGCAGCTCGAGCTCAATCGCGCGATCTATATGGACGAACGGCGGCGCGAGCGCAGTCCGCGCTTTGCGCAAGTCGCAAGCGACTTCGGCATCCTCGCCGACGTGCTGGCGACCACGATCCCGTTCGGCGATCTCGGCTCGTTCCAGGCCGCAGCGGAATAG
- a CDS encoding LysE family translocator, translated as MLGIHEIWLFILSGVLLNITPGPDTVYVIGRSMQMGWRGGAAAALGISCGCFFHVTAAAIGLSALLMASSTAFSILKLVGAAYLLVTGLQMLWSRPALASAIDEPVRSSLRRVFLQGVFTNALNPKVALFFLAFLPQFVAADSAHKPLAFLTLGLIFICTGTLWCLVLAAFAARAAHRLRRSEGVIAWVNRALGGLFIYLGIRVAMLETR; from the coding sequence ATGCTGGGCATTCACGAAATCTGGCTTTTCATCCTGTCGGGCGTGCTGCTCAACATCACGCCGGGCCCTGATACCGTCTATGTGATCGGACGCAGCATGCAGATGGGCTGGCGGGGCGGGGCCGCCGCTGCGCTCGGCATCAGTTGCGGCTGCTTTTTCCACGTCACGGCCGCTGCGATCGGCCTTTCGGCCCTGCTGATGGCCTCATCGACCGCGTTTTCGATCCTGAAGCTGGTCGGCGCGGCCTATCTCCTCGTCACAGGACTTCAGATGCTGTGGTCGCGCCCGGCGCTGGCCTCGGCCATCGACGAACCCGTGCGGAGCTCGCTGCGGCGGGTCTTCCTCCAGGGCGTCTTCACCAATGCGCTCAATCCCAAGGTCGCCCTGTTCTTCCTGGCCTTCCTGCCGCAATTCGTCGCAGCCGATTCAGCCCACAAGCCGCTCGCCTTCCTGACGCTCGGCCTGATCTTCATCTGCACGGGCACGCTGTGGTGCCTGGTGCTGGCCGCGTTCGCGGCGAGGGCCGCCCATCGCTTGCGGCGCTCCGAGGGCGTGATCGCCTGGGTCAACCGCGCGCTCGGCGGCCTCTTCATCTATCTCGGCATCCGCGTCGCCATGCTGGAGACGCGGTGA
- a CDS encoding LysR substrate-binding domain-containing protein codes for MRFDLVDLQLFIAVADQRSITRGAERSHLALASASARIKGLEDALGVALLKRGRRGVELTAAGESLLDHARLVIHQIDAMRGDLAGFASGVRASVHFLANTSGLSEHLPKALAGFLREHRDVAIDIEERESTDIAAAITAGAADLGFAAEHALPEHIERFRFSEDRLTLVTSRRGPFAGRRQIDFQEAGACDFVGLTSATALQMHISKHAARLGMRPHFRARLRDFDAICQMVAADVGVALMPEAAARRCAKTMPLAMVRLRDAFANRKLVICARSFKTLPRPAKMLVEHLRAAAV; via the coding sequence ATGCGCTTCGATCTCGTCGACCTCCAGCTCTTCATCGCGGTCGCCGACCAGCGCAGCATCACCCGCGGCGCGGAGCGCTCGCACTTGGCGCTGGCCTCGGCCAGTGCGCGCATCAAGGGCCTCGAGGACGCGCTCGGCGTCGCACTGCTCAAGCGCGGCCGCCGCGGCGTCGAATTGACCGCGGCCGGCGAGAGCCTGCTCGATCACGCGCGCCTCGTCATCCACCAGATCGACGCCATGCGCGGCGATCTCGCCGGCTTCGCCAGCGGCGTGCGCGCCAGCGTACATTTCCTCGCCAACACCTCAGGGCTCTCGGAACACCTGCCGAAGGCACTGGCCGGCTTTCTGCGCGAGCATCGCGACGTCGCCATCGACATTGAGGAGCGCGAGAGCACCGACATCGCGGCGGCGATCACCGCGGGCGCTGCCGATCTCGGCTTTGCCGCCGAGCACGCGCTGCCCGAGCATATCGAGCGCTTCCGCTTCAGCGAGGATCGGTTGACGCTGGTGACGTCGCGCCGCGGCCCGTTCGCCGGCCGTCGCCAGATCGACTTCCAGGAGGCGGGGGCCTGCGACTTCGTCGGCCTGACCAGCGCCACCGCGCTTCAAATGCACATCTCGAAGCACGCGGCCCGGCTCGGCATGCGCCCACATTTCCGCGCGCGCCTGCGCGATTTCGACGCGATCTGCCAGATGGTCGCCGCCGATGTCGGCGTGGCGCTCATGCCCGAAGCCGCCGCCCGCCGCTGCGCCAAGACCATGCCGCTCGCCATGGTCCGCCTGCGCGATGCTTTCGCCAACCGAAAGCTCGTGATCTGCGCGCGCAGCTTCAAGACGCTGCCAAGGCCGGCCAAGATGCTGGTGGAACATTTAAGGGCGGCGGCGGTGTGA
- the hisN gene encoding histidinol-phosphatase codes for MTVIDFSAFIGRLATASGETILPFFRTSLSVDDKSKTKDFDPVTEADRAAEAVMRRLIKASFPQHGIVGEEFGNERDDADYVWVLDPIDGTKSFIGGFPIWGTLIALLHKGAPVFGMMHQPFIGERFSGDNGSANYKGPSGERRLQVRRCASLSEATTYTTSPLLMNESDRAIFGRIEQGARLSRYGGDCYSYCMLAAGHVDLVVETELKPYDIAALIPIVTGAGGVVTTWEGKPAQGGGRIIAAGDPRVHEEALKLLNQ; via the coding sequence GTGACGGTGATCGACTTCTCCGCCTTCATCGGACGGCTCGCCACCGCCTCCGGCGAAACCATCCTGCCATTCTTCCGCACCTCGCTGTCGGTCGACGACAAGAGCAAGACCAAGGATTTCGATCCCGTGACGGAGGCCGACCGCGCCGCGGAGGCCGTGATGCGGCGGCTGATCAAGGCCAGCTTCCCCCAGCACGGCATCGTCGGCGAGGAGTTCGGCAATGAGCGCGACGACGCTGACTATGTCTGGGTGCTCGATCCCATCGACGGCACCAAATCCTTCATCGGCGGGTTTCCGATCTGGGGCACGCTGATCGCGCTGCTGCACAAGGGCGCGCCGGTGTTCGGCATGATGCACCAGCCCTTCATCGGCGAACGCTTCTCCGGCGACAACGGCTCGGCCAATTACAAGGGCCCCTCTGGCGAACGCCGGCTCCAGGTCCGGCGCTGCGCCTCGCTGTCGGAAGCCACGACCTACACCACCAGCCCGCTGTTGATGAACGAGAGCGACCGCGCCATCTTCGGTCGCATCGAGCAGGGCGCGCGGCTGTCGCGCTATGGCGGCGACTGCTACTCCTATTGCATGCTCGCCGCCGGCCATGTCGACCTCGTGGTCGAGACCGAGCTGAAACCCTACGATATCGCGGCGCTGATCCCGATCGTGACCGGCGCTGGCGGCGTCGTCACCACCTGGGAAGGCAAGCCGGCCCAGGGGGGCGGCCGCATCATCGCGGCCGGCGACCCCAGGGTCCACGAAGAAGCACTCAAGCTTTTGAACCAATAA
- a CDS encoding sulfite exporter TauE/SafE family protein produces MIDPLLIVIAAVFLVAGFVKGVVGLGLPTVSIGLLAVSMAPSRAIAIVIVPAIVTNIWQTFVGPHLRDILRRLWPLMIGTVIGCWLNAGALTGPHARYGTIVLGALLVIYAVIGLNKFHFRVAPENEKWVGGVVGVVTGVISASTGVQVIPSMPFMQAIGMEKDELVQALGVFFTTATLALAFNLTAGGLLTPANAVPGAVGLAMAFAGMFIGQSVRARMPAEAFRRWFLIAMILLGLYLAGSALLKEFA; encoded by the coding sequence ATGATCGACCCCCTCCTCATTGTCATCGCCGCCGTCTTCCTGGTCGCCGGGTTCGTCAAGGGCGTGGTCGGGCTCGGCCTGCCGACCGTGTCCATCGGCCTGCTCGCGGTGAGCATGGCGCCCAGCCGCGCGATCGCCATCGTGATCGTGCCCGCCATCGTCACCAACATCTGGCAGACCTTCGTCGGCCCTCACTTGCGCGACATCCTGAGGCGGCTGTGGCCGCTGATGATCGGCACCGTGATCGGATGCTGGCTCAATGCCGGCGCGCTGACCGGCCCCCATGCGCGCTACGGCACGATCGTGCTCGGCGCCCTGCTTGTCATCTACGCCGTGATCGGCCTGAACAAATTCCACTTCCGCGTCGCGCCTGAGAACGAAAAATGGGTCGGCGGCGTGGTCGGTGTCGTCACCGGCGTGATCTCGGCCTCGACCGGCGTGCAGGTGATCCCCTCCATGCCCTTCATGCAGGCGATCGGCATGGAGAAGGACGAGCTGGTGCAGGCGCTCGGCGTGTTCTTCACGACGGCGACGCTGGCGCTCGCCTTCAACCTGACCGCCGGCGGACTGCTGACGCCGGCCAATGCCGTGCCCGGCGCCGTCGGCCTTGCCATGGCCTTTGCCGGCATGTTCATCGGCCAGTCGGTGCGGGCGCGGATGCCGGCGGAAGCGTTTCGCCGCTGGTTCCTGATCGCGATGATTTTGCTGGGCCTCTATCTCGCCGGCAGCGCGCTGCTGAAGGAATTCGCCTGA
- a CDS encoding Bug family tripartite tricarboxylate transporter substrate binding protein: MTVSRRLLVELFLGLFLLLPSLASAQNFPAKPIKLIVPFPAGGPNDIIARVIGQRMSELSGQPVVIDNRGGQGGVLGTDAVSKVAPDGYTIAISSAGALAIGPSMEKVAYDTLTDLTPVTLVATVPEMLVVATNVPVKDIGELIALAKAQPGKLNFASSGPGSLPHLAGELFKLTAKIDIVHVPYRGAAPAVNDLLGQQVQMTFLDLPVLLPQVKAGALRPIAVGSAERAPTAPEVPTTAEAGFPQLRIENWYGMGTPKEIIAALHGLATKAMADPAVKEKLAAQGATLIGDEPEHFRSFIADETKKWAKVIKDAGIETAK, from the coding sequence ATGACCGTCTCACGCAGGCTGCTCGTTGAATTGTTCTTGGGATTGTTCCTGCTGCTGCCGTCATTGGCGTCGGCGCAGAATTTCCCGGCCAAGCCGATCAAGCTGATCGTGCCGTTCCCGGCCGGCGGGCCCAACGACATCATCGCGCGGGTGATCGGCCAGCGCATGTCCGAGTTGTCAGGACAGCCGGTGGTGATCGACAATCGCGGCGGCCAGGGCGGCGTGCTCGGCACGGATGCCGTCTCCAAGGTCGCGCCCGACGGCTACACCATCGCGATCTCCTCAGCCGGCGCGCTCGCGATCGGCCCGAGCATGGAGAAGGTAGCCTATGACACACTGACCGACCTCACGCCGGTGACGCTGGTTGCGACCGTGCCGGAAATGCTCGTGGTCGCGACCAATGTCCCCGTCAAGGACATCGGCGAGCTGATTGCGCTCGCCAAGGCGCAGCCGGGAAAGCTCAACTTCGCCTCCTCCGGCCCCGGCAGCCTGCCGCATCTCGCCGGCGAATTGTTCAAGCTGACGGCGAAGATCGACATCGTGCACGTGCCCTATCGCGGTGCTGCGCCCGCGGTGAATGATCTGTTGGGCCAGCAGGTCCAGATGACGTTCCTCGATCTGCCGGTGCTGCTGCCGCAGGTCAAGGCCGGCGCGTTGCGGCCGATCGCGGTCGGCTCGGCCGAGCGTGCACCGACCGCGCCGGAGGTGCCGACCACGGCGGAAGCGGGGTTTCCGCAGCTGCGCATCGAGAACTGGTACGGCATGGGCACGCCGAAGGAGATCATCGCTGCGCTGCATGGCCTGGCAACGAAGGCGATGGCAGATCCGGCGGTGAAGGAGAAGCTCGCCGCCCAAGGCGCGACGCTGATCGGCGATGAGCCCGAACATTTTCGCAGCTTCATCGCCGACGAGACCAAGAAGTGGGCGAAGGTGATCAAAGACGCTGGGATCGAGACGGCGAAGTAG
- the cpdR gene encoding cell cycle two-component system response regulator CpdR, with product MPKILLAEDDNDMRRFLVKALENAGFQVSSHDNGMAAYQRLREEPFEMLLTDIVMPEMDGIELARRASELDPDIKIMFITGFAAVALNSDSDAPKNAKVLSKPVHLRELVSEVNKMLAA from the coding sequence ATGCCAAAGATCCTGCTCGCCGAAGACGACAACGACATGCGCCGCTTCCTGGTCAAGGCGCTGGAAAACGCCGGTTTTCAGGTCTCGTCCCATGACAACGGCATGGCCGCCTATCAGCGGTTGCGGGAAGAGCCGTTCGAGATGCTGCTGACCGACATCGTGATGCCGGAGATGGACGGTATCGAGCTCGCCCGCCGCGCCTCGGAACTCGACCCCGACATCAAGATCATGTTCATCACCGGCTTCGCCGCGGTGGCCCTGAACTCGGATTCGGACGCCCCCAAGAACGCCAAGGTGCTATCCAAGCCCGTCCACTTGCGCGAATTGGTCAGCGAAGTGAACAAGATGCTGGCGGCCTGA
- a CDS encoding shikimate dehydrogenase family protein, whose product MKLPTGASRVVFIFAHPAGHVGAPRYYTPYFEERGLDWHMVPMDVHPDDLARTIRTLAKSPSTAGFNLTMPHKPAAFELCDHVGPAATFEGVVNTIRIEADGKLVGESFDGGGFLNAAREANMFDPERRTVVIGAGGAGRAICHALAAAGLKRLRILNEVPAPVELLAAKLRGQFPDLDISLEERFDDVGLCVNATSLGLHASDALPMDPSNLPGDCAVFDIIAARRTEFMEACASRGLKVVDGVTMIKHQLPLQTAFWRLGR is encoded by the coding sequence ATGAAGCTTCCGACCGGCGCCTCGCGCGTCGTCTTCATCTTCGCCCATCCCGCCGGCCATGTCGGTGCGCCCAGATACTACACGCCTTATTTCGAGGAGCGGGGCCTCGACTGGCACATGGTGCCGATGGATGTGCACCCGGACGATCTCGCCAGGACAATCCGCACGCTGGCGAAATCGCCGAGCACCGCCGGCTTCAACCTGACCATGCCGCACAAGCCGGCGGCGTTCGAACTCTGCGACCATGTGGGACCTGCCGCGACATTCGAGGGTGTGGTCAACACGATCCGGATCGAAGCGGACGGAAAGCTGGTCGGGGAGTCCTTTGATGGCGGCGGTTTTCTGAACGCCGCACGCGAGGCCAACATGTTCGATCCCGAGCGCCGCACTGTCGTGATCGGCGCGGGCGGCGCCGGCCGCGCGATCTGCCACGCACTCGCCGCAGCGGGCTTGAAGCGCCTGCGCATCCTCAACGAGGTGCCCGCTCCGGTCGAGTTGCTCGCAGCAAAGCTGCGCGGGCAATTCCCCGATCTCGATATCAGCCTCGAGGAGCGCTTCGACGACGTCGGCCTCTGCGTCAACGCCACATCGCTCGGCCTGCACGCGAGCGACGCGCTGCCGATGGATCCGTCCAATCTGCCGGGGGATTGCGCGGTATTCGACATCATCGCCGCCCGCCGCACCGAATTCATGGAAGCCTGTGCGAGCCGCGGCCTGAAGGTCGTCGACGGCGTCACGATGATCAAGCATCAGCTCCCGCTGCAGACGGCGTTCTGGCGGCTTGGACGGTAA